The proteins below are encoded in one region of Epinephelus lanceolatus isolate andai-2023 chromosome 7, ASM4190304v1, whole genome shotgun sequence:
- the LOC117261062 gene encoding regulator of cell cycle RGCC isoform X2 gives MTSDITTDLELELGELLQEFQDVVEELKAPSQSKPHAYQRVLQEAKSRTGLADDSGVEDSDYGSEASLGNSLNTSEEELHTAGITLAPKAKLGDTRELESFIDMLDRELAEM, from the exons ActtggagctggagctgggcGAGCTGCTGCAGGAGTTCCAGGATGTGGTGGAGGAGCTGAAGGCCCCCTCTCAAAGCAAACCTCACGCCTACCAGCGCGTCCTACAGGAGGCCAAAAGTCGCACGGGGCTGGCGGACGACAGTGGGGTTGAGGACTCGGACTACG GCAGCGAGGCTTCTTTGGGAAACAGTTTGAACACCAGCGAGGAGGAGCTTCACACAGCAGGCATAACGCTGGCACCGAAAG CCAAGCTGGGAGACACACGGGAACTTGAGAGTTTTATCGACATGTTGGACCGGGAGCTTGCAG AGATgtga